The Streptomyces tendae DNA segment CACCCGGTCGAGGAACCGCTCCAGCTCGGCCCGATGCACCACCGTGCCGGTCGGGTTGTTGGGGTTGCAGACGAAGATCAGCCGGGTCCGGTCGGTGATCGCGTCGGCCATCGCCTCCAGATCGTGCACGTCACCCGAGGTCAGCGGCACCTTCACGGAGGTGGCACCGCTGATCTGCGTGATGATCGGGTACGCCTCGAAGGAGCGCCAGGCGTAGATCACCTCGTCGCCGGGGCCCGAGGTGGCCTGCAGCAGCTGCTGGGCGACGCCGACCGAACCGGTGCCCGTGGCCACGTGCGACACCGGCACCGCGAAACGCTCGGCGATCTCCGCCGTCAGGGCGGTGCACGCCATGTCCGGGTAGCGGTTGAAGACGGCGGCCGCGGCCGTCACGGTCTCCATCACGCCGGGGAGGGGCGGGTAGGGGTTCTCGTTGGAGGACAGCTTGTACGCCACCGGCCCGTCGGCCGCGGCGGGCTTGCCCGGCTTGTAGGTGGGGATCCCCTCCAGCTCGGCGCGCAGCTTGGGGCTCGTCTCGCTCACCGCAGTCCTCCTCGCGAAGACCGGCGGCCCATGACCGCCGCCGACATCCAATACTCCTCACCTTATGAGGATTCGGCGCCGCTGCGTATAGGGGAGAGGGCAGCTCCCGCTTTCCCGTCCGTCACAGTGACAACACAGGCAACATCCCCCGAACGGGTACGAACGGCGTGCGGCCCAGGGGCGCGCCGCACATATATCTACGCGCCGGTGGTTCACGCCGTGGCGCGCATCACCCGTGCAGGTGAGTTGAGACCTCTTCGCAACATCGCACCCTCGCCAGGCGCGCATGCACAGACACGTCAGGGACTGGCATTGGAACGTTCAACACCCATTGTTTCGCAGGCAATTGAGGTTAAATGATCATGCAGAAACGTGCCTGTCAACGCGTGCATATGCGTCCGCCCTACCCCACCGGATGAGCCCTACTATCGGCTCGCCATGACAGCAGCAGGGAAGCACCAGGTGAGCCGCGCGGAAACCTCACGCCGAGGCAGCCGGCCGGGTCGAGCGGGCATCAGGGACGTGGCCGCCGCCGCCGGAGTGTCCATCACAACCGTCTCCGACGCCCTCAACGGCAAGGGCCGGCTCCCGGACGCCACCCGGCGCCACGTCCGCGAGGTGGCCGACAGACTGGGGTACCGCCCCTCGGCCGCCGCCCGTACGCTCCGCACCGGGAAGTCAGGACTCATCGGCCTGACCGTGACGACGTACGGGGATGAACCTTTCACCTTCACGGAGTTCGCGTACTTCGCCGAGATGGCGAGGGCCGCCACCTCCGCCGCACTCGCCCGCGGCTACGCCCTCGTCATCCTGCCCGCGACCTCCCGCCACGACGTGTGGTCCAACGTCGCCCTGGACGGCACGGTCGTCATCGACCCCTCCGACCACGACCCGGTCGTCAGTGAGCTGGTCCGCCAGGGCTTACCCGTCGTCTCCGACGGCCGCCCGGCCGGTTCGCTGCCGGTCACGGCCTGGGTCGACAACGACCACGAGGCCGCCGTCCTCGGCATCCTCGACCACCTCGCCGACGCCGGCGCCCGCCGCATCGGCCTGCTCACCGGCACCACCACCGACACGTACACCCACCTGTCGACCACCGCGTACCTGCGCTGGTGCGAGCGCGTGGGCCAGGACCCGGTGTACGAGGCCTACCCGGCGCACGACCCCTGCGCGGGCGCCGTCGCCGCCGACCGGCTGCTCGCCCGGCCCGACCGCCCCGACGCGGTCTACGGGCTGTTCGACCCCAACGGCACCGACCTGCTCGCCGCGGCCCGGCGCTACGGCCTGCGCGTGCCGGAGGACCTGCTCCTCGTCTGCTGCAGCGAGTCCACCGTCTACGCGAACACCGAACCGCCCGTCACGACGCTCTCCCTGAAACCTCGGCGGATCGGCACCGCGGTGGTGCAACTGCTGATCGACGCCATCGAGGGGGTCGACTCCGACCAGCCGGTCGAGCAGGTCATACCGACAGAGCTGATCGTGCGCACCTCCTCGCAGCGCCGGCCGCCGCGTACGACGGTCAGCCCTCCGCGGTCCCCTCGGGGGGCGTGAGCACCCGGGGGCGCGACGGGAGGGTGACCAGGGGTGGAGCCCCGCTTCCGGAGGGGTGAGGCGAGGCGGCCCCCCGGCCCGCCCGAGGGTTCCCGGGGAAGGAACGGACCGAGGCCACCAGGGGGAGGCGGTCCGGTCACCAGAGGGGGACGCGCGCGGCGAGGACGACCGGAAGGCGGAACGGGGGATGGCAACGGAGGGCCGTCGTGGAGCGGAACGGGGCGATCGTGCGGGCACGGACCGCTGGAGCCGCCGGGGGCCGGACGGCGGAGGCCGGGTCACGGGACAGCCGGCGGTCGCGGGACACCGGCGGTCGCGGGACGGCCGGAAGCTGAGGGGCCGAGGGTCGAGGGCCCTGGGCCGGTGGCCGGCGCATGCGCATGCGCATGCGCATGCGGGAACAGGATGATCGGATGATCACAGGATGGCCGGATCAGGCGGTCACGCTGAGGGCCGAGCGCCGGTACGGACCCGCCTCCGGACGACCGGAGACCGGAGCAAACGGGGCGAAAGCCACGGCGAACCGGAGTCCTGTTCTGATTCACCACCCCTGGGTCATCACACAGCGCGATCCGCATTCCTATGATGGGCCCACGACACCGCGGGCCGCTGCGACCAGGCAGTCCGACGCGGTGCAGATGCGGCGCGATGGTGGAGGGGTCGATGACTCAGGGGGCCGGTCAGGGACCCGAGGTGGAGCGGACGGCGACGTTGCGCGACTTCCGGGTGCCCGCGTACGTCCACGAGACCGGTCCGTACGCCCAGAGCACGCACCCCGGCGACGTCGTCCCACCGGCCGACGAGGCCTATCCGGAGGGGTACACGCCCACCCAGCGGGATCTCCCCGTCATCAATCGGGGTGACACTGTCCAGGTGACCGTCGACCCCGTGCCCGCTCCCGCCCCGCAGCCCGCCAACGGCAAGGGCCCGCTGTACGTGGTCGGTGACGTCCACGGCTATCTGGACGAGCTGGTGGCCGCCCTGCAGGAGCAGGGCCTCATCGACTCCGCGGGCCAGTGGTGCGCCGGCACCGCGCGGCTGTGGTTCCTCGGCGACTTCACCGACCGCGGCCCGGACGGCATCGGCGTCATCGACCTGGTGATGCGGCTGTCCGCCGAGGCCGCAGCGGCCGGCGGCTACTGCAAGGCCCTCATGGGCAACCACGAGCTGCTGCTGCTCGGCGCCAAGCGGTTCGGCGACACACCGGTCAACTCCGGCGCGGGCACCGCCACCTTCCAGGCGGCCTGGCTGCTCAACGGCGGGCAGAAGACCGACATGGACCGCCTCCAGGACCACCACCTCGCGTGGATGGCGCGCCTCGACGCCGTCGAGGAGGTCGACGGTCACCTGCTGCTGCACTCCGACACCACCGCCTACCTCGACTACGGCCGATCCATCGAAGAGGTCAACGACACGATCCGCGAGACCCTCACCCGCAACGACGCCGACGAGGTCTGGGACCTGTTCCGCAAGTTCACCAAGCGGTTCTCCTTCCGTGACGAGGGCGGCGCCGAAGCGGTGCGCTCCCTGCTGGATACGTACGGCGGCACCCGGGTCGTTCACGGCCACAGCCCGATCCCGTATCTGCTGGGCGAAGTCGGCTCCGAGGACGGCGAGGACGACAACGGCCCCGTGGTGGCCGAACCTCACGTGTACGCCGACGGTCTGGCCATCGCGATGGACGGCGGCGTGACGATGGCCGGGAAACTGCTGGTCCGGCAACTGCCGCTGCCCGTTTAAGGGGTGCGCGGGCCATTCTCCGGCGGCCCGTGACCGCACGCCGGGGACGGCAATTTCGGTAAACCCCCTGTCACCGCGCGCCGTCACCGCTCTACCATCGGCTTATCCGTAGCAGGCTCCCCTCCGTTTCTGCCCGACGGCTCGTCAGCATGCCGAGCCCCAAGCCCTACGGAGCATCGGGGGATGCACATGAACAGCGTTCCGCAGCACCTGCTGAGCGAGGACCGCCAGGACTACGAGCGGATTCTCGATGAGGCGCTGCGCTCCGCACCACACAACCCGGAGCTGGCCGCTGTGGGACAGCGGCTCAACTCGGAGCAACTGCGCACGATGGCGCTCAACGCCACCGCGCTCATCACCGCGGCCGCCGCGACCGAGTACCAGCACTACGTGAAGGTCCGCGAGGAGGTCCGCCGACCGCCGTCGGTCTCGCCTGCCGTCCGTGACTCCGGCAGCGGCGAACCGACCGCCGGAGCGGCGGGTCTCGCCGCCTCCGTGGGCGAGGTGGCCGAGACGGCCGGGGCGGGGGCGGCGGCCGTCGTCGCCGTCCTGGCGCCCGTCCTGGCCGGTACCGCCGCAGCGATATTCCTGCTCGTCGGCTTCATCCTGCGGACTCTCGACCCCAAGGCCGCGTTCGCCCGCACGATGCTCACCACCGGCTGGGTGTTCGGCGCGGTCACAGCCGTCGCGATCGTCGTCGCCGGAACGGGTCTGCTGCTCACCGCCCTGCGCAACAAGCCCTCGGCGCTCGGCGGACGGTACCGGGAGCTCGACGGAGAGGTGGCCCGGGCGCGGGAGGCCTGGCGCGAGGCCCTGCTGGAACGGGGCATCGTGCCGTTCCTCCGCGACGCGCTCAGCGATCCCAAGGGGGCCACGGCACTGCGGCACACGGTGCCGCCCGCGTCGGCCGGCCGTATGCCGCACCTCG contains these protein-coding regions:
- the hisC gene encoding histidinol-phosphate transaminase, with the protein product MSETSPKLRAELEGIPTYKPGKPAAADGPVAYKLSSNENPYPPLPGVMETVTAAAAVFNRYPDMACTALTAEIAERFAVPVSHVATGTGSVGVAQQLLQATSGPGDEVIYAWRSFEAYPIITQISGATSVKVPLTSGDVHDLEAMADAITDRTRLIFVCNPNNPTGTVVHRAELERFLDRVPGDVLVVLDEAYREFIRDPEVPDGLEIYRERPNVCVLRTFSKAYGLAGLRVGFAIAHEPVAAALRKTAVPFGVSQIAQDAAIASLRAEDELIGRVGSLVCERNRVMDGLRSQGWTVPESQANFVWLRLGERTVPFAQACEQAGVVVRPFPGEGVRVTVGETEGNDIFLKVAGDFRQEG
- a CDS encoding LacI family DNA-binding transcriptional regulator; this encodes MTAAGKHQVSRAETSRRGSRPGRAGIRDVAAAAGVSITTVSDALNGKGRLPDATRRHVREVADRLGYRPSAAARTLRTGKSGLIGLTVTTYGDEPFTFTEFAYFAEMARAATSAALARGYALVILPATSRHDVWSNVALDGTVVIDPSDHDPVVSELVRQGLPVVSDGRPAGSLPVTAWVDNDHEAAVLGILDHLADAGARRIGLLTGTTTDTYTHLSTTAYLRWCERVGQDPVYEAYPAHDPCAGAVAADRLLARPDRPDAVYGLFDPNGTDLLAAARRYGLRVPEDLLLVCCSESTVYANTEPPVTTLSLKPRRIGTAVVQLLIDAIEGVDSDQPVEQVIPTELIVRTSSQRRPPRTTVSPPRSPRGA
- a CDS encoding metallophosphoesterase, whose translation is MVEGSMTQGAGQGPEVERTATLRDFRVPAYVHETGPYAQSTHPGDVVPPADEAYPEGYTPTQRDLPVINRGDTVQVTVDPVPAPAPQPANGKGPLYVVGDVHGYLDELVAALQEQGLIDSAGQWCAGTARLWFLGDFTDRGPDGIGVIDLVMRLSAEAAAAGGYCKALMGNHELLLLGAKRFGDTPVNSGAGTATFQAAWLLNGGQKTDMDRLQDHHLAWMARLDAVEEVDGHLLLHSDTTAYLDYGRSIEEVNDTIRETLTRNDADEVWDLFRKFTKRFSFRDEGGAEAVRSLLDTYGGTRVVHGHSPIPYLLGEVGSEDGEDDNGPVVAEPHVYADGLAIAMDGGVTMAGKLLVRQLPLPV